The following coding sequences are from one Thermostaphylospora chromogena window:
- a CDS encoding FAD-binding oxidoreductase, which translates to MTDREAGDALGRTGVTVRAAGPDDTVAGVTPRWVALPETVEEISSIMRVAAEHDLAVVPTGGGTKLHWGRPPERCDLLLDMCCMGEVLEHAAGDMVVRVRAGATMEALAETLARQGQELALDVPVEGATVGGTLATATAGPRRFRYGTARDLLIGITVVLADGTIARSGGKVVKNVAGYDLGKLFTGSHGTLGVIAEATFRLHPIPAQRRWATIAFPSPAGEADRIASLAGVLAASQAEPAAIELDWSGPDGPASLVALVEGGAADARAAALPATVADTPPPWWGRLPADDHLLELRFPPAALAAVLRAAGAPGVRIRGAAASGVLHVAAPADGFADYVRRLREELEPHGGRVVVIAAPYDVTDKLDPWGAVGALALMRRVKEQFDPGRRLSPGRFVGGI; encoded by the coding sequence ATGACGGATCGGGAGGCGGGCGACGCGCTCGGCAGGACCGGCGTGACGGTCAGGGCGGCCGGTCCCGACGACACCGTGGCGGGGGTGACGCCCCGCTGGGTGGCGCTGCCCGAGACCGTCGAGGAGATCTCCTCGATCATGCGGGTGGCGGCCGAGCACGATCTGGCCGTGGTGCCGACGGGCGGCGGCACCAAGCTCCACTGGGGCCGGCCGCCCGAACGCTGCGACCTGCTGCTCGACATGTGCTGCATGGGCGAGGTGCTGGAACACGCCGCGGGTGACATGGTGGTGCGGGTGAGGGCGGGCGCCACCATGGAAGCGCTGGCCGAGACGCTCGCCCGCCAAGGCCAGGAGCTGGCCCTGGACGTGCCGGTGGAGGGCGCCACGGTCGGCGGCACGCTCGCCACCGCCACCGCCGGGCCGCGCCGCTTCCGCTACGGCACCGCCCGCGACCTGCTCATCGGCATCACGGTCGTGCTGGCCGACGGCACCATCGCCCGCTCCGGCGGCAAGGTCGTGAAGAACGTCGCAGGCTACGACCTCGGCAAGCTGTTCACCGGATCGCACGGCACGCTCGGCGTGATCGCCGAGGCGACGTTCCGCCTGCATCCCATCCCGGCGCAGCGCCGCTGGGCGACGATCGCGTTCCCCTCCCCGGCCGGCGAGGCCGACCGTATCGCCTCCCTCGCCGGGGTCCTGGCCGCCTCACAGGCCGAACCCGCCGCGATCGAGCTGGACTGGTCCGGCCCGGACGGTCCCGCGTCCCTCGTCGCCCTGGTCGAGGGCGGCGCCGCCGACGCGCGTGCGGCGGCCCTGCCGGCGACGGTCGCCGACACTCCGCCACCGTGGTGGGGGCGGCTCCCCGCCGACGACCACCTGCTGGAACTCCGCTTCCCGCCCGCCGCGCTGGCCGCCGTGCTGCGGGCGGCCGGCGCTCCCGGCGTGCGGATCAGGGGGGCGGCCGCCTCCGGTGTGCTGCACGTCGCCGCGCCCGCGGACGGATTCGCCGATTACGTACGGCGGCTGCGCGAGGAGCTCGAACCGCACGGCGGGCGCGTGGTCGTGATCGCCGCGCCGTACGACGTCACCGACAAGCTCGACCCGTGGGGCGCCGTCGGCGCGCTCGCCCTGATGAGACGGGTCAAGGAACAGTTCGACCCCGGCCGCAGGCTGTCGCCGGGCCGCTTCGTGGGAGGAATCTGA
- a CDS encoding SDR family oxidoreductase gives MILDRFRVPGRVAIVTGAGRGIGAATALALAEAGADVVLSARSEDQLRVVAGKIQSLGRRALEVPADLTEPGAAESLAHAAAGGLGRIDIVVNNVDDAPPRGFLDTKRRHVENAFRFSVGVAHELTRAAVPYMTQGSVINISSVMGRVSGRGYLAYGTAKAALSHYTRLAARDLAPRIRVNAVEVGTVATEAHDEVMTDEALRTRVERNTPLRRVGEPEDVAAAVLFLASPAGSYLTGKVLEVDGGIDTAVVDLGLPDL, from the coding sequence ATGATCCTGGATCGCTTCCGCGTTCCCGGCCGGGTCGCCATCGTCACCGGCGCCGGTCGCGGCATCGGAGCCGCGACCGCCCTCGCTCTCGCCGAGGCCGGAGCCGACGTGGTCCTCTCGGCGCGGAGCGAGGATCAACTCCGGGTGGTCGCAGGCAAGATCCAGTCACTCGGCAGGCGGGCGCTGGAGGTCCCCGCCGACCTGACCGAGCCCGGCGCGGCGGAGTCTCTCGCGCACGCCGCCGCGGGCGGGCTGGGCCGGATCGACATTGTCGTCAACAACGTCGACGACGCGCCCCCGCGCGGCTTCCTGGACACCAAGCGGCGGCACGTCGAGAACGCGTTCCGGTTCAGCGTGGGGGTGGCGCACGAGCTGACCCGGGCGGCCGTGCCGTACATGACCCAGGGATCCGTGATCAACATCTCCTCGGTGATGGGCCGCGTCTCCGGGCGCGGCTACCTCGCGTACGGCACGGCCAAGGCGGCGCTGTCCCACTACACCAGGCTGGCCGCGCGCGACCTCGCCCCACGGATACGGGTGAACGCGGTCGAGGTGGGCACGGTCGCCACCGAGGCCCACGACGAGGTGATGACCGACGAGGCGCTGCGCACGCGGGTGGAGCGGAACACCCCCCTGCGCCGCGTCGGGGAGCCGGAGGACGTGGCGGCGGCGGTGCTGTTCCTCGCCTCGCCGGCGGGCTCCTACCTCACCGGAAAGGTGCTGGAGGTGGACGGCGGCATCGACACGGCCGTCGTCGATCTCGGCCTGCCGGACCTGTGA
- the aceB gene encoding malate synthase A has product MGGEHNHGVQVTGPVLDRFDEILTPEALAFVATLQREFGARRRELLEARRARQADLSAGGTLGFLPQTRHIREDGSWRVAPPAPGLEDRRVEITGPVDRKMTINALNSGAKVWLADFEDANSPLWENCVAGQLNLRDALDRTIDFSTGEKTYALRPDEELATIVVRPRGWHLDEKHMLVDGEPVSASLFDFGLYFFHCAHRQLAKGKGPYFYLPKLESHLEARLWNDVFVRAQELRGIERGTIRATVLIETYPAAFEMEEILYELREHSAGLNAGRWDYLFSVIKTFRTRGKEFLLPERNTVTMTAPFMRAYTELLVRTCHKRGAHAIGGMAAFIPSRRDPEVNRVALEKVRADKTRESGDGFDGSWVAHPDLVPVCREVFDSVLGDRPHQIDRLREDVKVTEADLLAVSSTPGQITEAGLRNNVDVGLRYLAAWLGGHGAAAIHNLMEDAATAEICRSQVWQWVHNDIRLDDTGALVTRELVEQIITEELAKIAAEPGYDEALYSQAAALFKEVALNDDFIDFLTLPAYARMP; this is encoded by the coding sequence ATGGGTGGCGAGCACAACCACGGCGTCCAGGTCACCGGCCCCGTCCTCGACCGGTTCGACGAGATCCTGACCCCGGAGGCGCTGGCCTTCGTGGCGACCCTGCAACGCGAGTTCGGCGCACGCCGCCGAGAGCTGCTGGAGGCCCGCAGGGCGCGACAGGCCGACCTGTCCGCGGGAGGCACCCTCGGCTTCCTCCCCCAGACCCGGCACATCCGCGAGGACGGCTCCTGGCGGGTCGCTCCGCCCGCCCCCGGCCTGGAGGACCGCCGGGTCGAGATCACCGGACCGGTCGACAGGAAGATGACCATCAACGCGCTCAACTCGGGGGCGAAGGTCTGGCTGGCCGACTTCGAGGACGCCAACTCCCCGCTGTGGGAGAACTGCGTCGCCGGGCAGCTCAACCTGCGCGACGCGCTCGACCGCACGATCGACTTCAGCACCGGCGAGAAGACCTACGCGCTGCGGCCGGACGAGGAGCTGGCCACGATCGTGGTCCGCCCGCGCGGCTGGCACCTGGACGAGAAGCACATGCTGGTGGACGGCGAGCCGGTCTCGGCGTCGCTGTTCGACTTCGGGCTGTACTTCTTCCACTGCGCGCACCGCCAGCTCGCCAAGGGCAAGGGCCCCTACTTCTACCTGCCCAAGCTGGAGTCGCACCTGGAGGCGCGGCTGTGGAACGACGTGTTCGTCCGCGCCCAGGAGCTGCGCGGCATCGAACGCGGCACGATCCGGGCGACCGTGCTCATCGAGACCTACCCGGCCGCCTTCGAGATGGAGGAGATCCTCTACGAGCTGCGCGAGCACTCCGCGGGGCTCAACGCGGGCCGCTGGGACTACCTGTTCAGCGTCATCAAGACCTTCCGCACCCGCGGCAAGGAGTTCCTGCTGCCCGAGCGCAACACCGTGACGATGACCGCGCCGTTCATGCGCGCCTACACCGAGCTGCTGGTCCGCACCTGCCACAAGCGGGGCGCGCACGCCATCGGCGGCATGGCCGCGTTCATCCCCTCCCGTCGCGACCCCGAGGTCAACAGGGTGGCCTTGGAGAAGGTCAGGGCCGACAAGACCCGCGAGTCCGGCGACGGCTTCGACGGCTCCTGGGTGGCCCACCCCGACCTCGTCCCCGTCTGCCGCGAGGTGTTCGACTCGGTGCTCGGCGACCGGCCCCACCAGATCGACCGGCTCAGGGAGGACGTCAAGGTCACCGAGGCGGACCTGCTCGCGGTCTCCTCGACCCCGGGGCAGATCACCGAGGCCGGCCTGCGCAACAACGTGGACGTGGGCCTGCGGTACCTGGCGGCCTGGCTGGGCGGCCACGGCGCGGCGGCGATCCACAACCTGATGGAGGACGCCGCGACCGCCGAGATCTGCCGCTCCCAGGTCTGGCAGTGGGTCCACAACGACATCCGGCTGGACGACACGGGCGCCCTCGTCACCCGCGAGCTGGTCGAGCAGATCATCACCGAGGAGCTCGCCAAGATCGCGGCCGAGCCCGGTTACGATGAGGCCCTCTACTCCCAGGCAGCCGCGCTGTTCAAGGAGGTCGCCCTGAACGACGATTTCATCGACTTCCTCACCTTGCCGGCATATGCCCGGATGCCCTGA
- the hflX gene encoding GTPase HflX, giving the protein MHNDSRARFTRETTRRWEDVEPIRSGAPDTGELDLEDRQALRRVAGLSTELQDVTEVEYRQLRLERVVLVGVWTTGTAADAENSLRELKLLAETAGSQVLEGLIQRRQRPDPATYIGSGKAQELRDLVVATGADTVICDGELTPGQLRQLEEIVKVKVIDRTALILDIFAQHAKSREGKAQVELAQLEYLLPRLRGWGGNLSRQVGGRAAGGVGIGGRGPGETKLELDRRRIRERMSKLRRQIREMATTRETMRTMRREREIPAVAIAGYTNAGKSSLLNRLTGAGVLVEDALFATLDPTVRRARTPEGRIFTLADTVGFVRHLPHQLVEAFRSTLEEVADADLILHVVDGSHPDPQSQLAAVRQVLAEIGAADIPEIVVINKADVADPVSLATLTARERHSVVVSARTGEGVDELMRAIERELPRLDHEVRVLVPYDRSDLISRAHREGEVLSVEHTGDGTILHARVLGDLFGELDRVGKPVETV; this is encoded by the coding sequence ATGCACAACGATTCCCGTGCCCGTTTCACCCGCGAAACCACGAGGCGGTGGGAGGACGTCGAACCGATCCGGTCCGGCGCCCCCGACACCGGCGAGCTCGACCTCGAAGACCGCCAGGCGCTGCGCAGGGTGGCCGGCCTGTCGACCGAGCTGCAAGACGTCACGGAGGTCGAATACCGGCAGCTGCGGCTGGAACGGGTCGTCCTGGTGGGTGTCTGGACCACCGGCACCGCGGCCGACGCGGAGAACTCCCTGCGGGAGTTGAAGCTGCTGGCCGAGACGGCGGGTTCACAGGTGCTCGAAGGGCTCATCCAGCGCCGCCAGCGTCCCGATCCCGCCACCTACATCGGCTCCGGCAAGGCCCAGGAGCTGCGCGACCTGGTGGTGGCGACCGGGGCGGACACCGTGATCTGCGACGGTGAGCTGACCCCCGGCCAGCTCCGCCAGCTGGAAGAGATCGTCAAGGTCAAGGTGATCGACCGCACCGCGCTGATCCTGGACATCTTCGCTCAGCACGCCAAGAGCCGCGAGGGCAAGGCCCAGGTCGAGCTGGCGCAGCTCGAGTACCTCCTGCCCCGCCTGCGCGGCTGGGGCGGCAACCTGTCGCGTCAGGTGGGCGGCCGGGCGGCCGGAGGCGTCGGCATCGGCGGACGCGGTCCCGGTGAGACCAAGCTCGAGCTGGATCGTCGCCGCATCCGCGAGCGCATGAGCAAGCTGCGTCGCCAGATCCGTGAGATGGCCACGACGCGTGAGACCATGCGCACCATGCGCCGGGAGCGCGAGATCCCCGCCGTCGCCATCGCCGGCTACACCAACGCCGGTAAGTCGTCGCTGCTCAACCGGCTCACCGGTGCGGGCGTGCTGGTGGAGGACGCGCTGTTCGCCACCCTCGACCCGACGGTGCGCCGGGCGCGCACGCCCGAGGGCAGGATCTTCACGCTGGCCGACACGGTCGGCTTCGTGCGGCACCTGCCGCACCAGCTGGTCGAGGCGTTCCGCTCCACGCTGGAGGAGGTCGCCGACGCCGACCTGATCCTCCACGTGGTGGACGGCTCGCACCCCGACCCCCAGTCGCAGCTCGCCGCCGTGCGCCAGGTGCTCGCCGAGATCGGCGCGGCCGACATCCCCGAGATCGTGGTGATCAACAAGGCCGACGTCGCCGACCCCGTGAGCCTGGCCACGCTCACCGCCCGCGAGCGGCACAGCGTGGTGGTCTCGGCGCGCACCGGCGAGGGCGTCGACGAGCTGATGCGGGCCATCGAGCGCGAGCTGCCCCGCCTGGACCACGAGGTGCGCGTTCTGGTGCCCTACGACAGGAGCGACCTGATCTCGCGGGCCCACCGTGAGGGCGAGGTGCTGTCGGTCGAGCACACCGGCGACGGCACGATCCTGCACGCCCGGGTGCTGGGTGACCTGTTCGGCGAGCTGGATCGGGTCGGCAAGCCCGTGGAGACCGTCTGA
- the hutI gene encoding imidazolonepropionase, producing the protein MTVRLLTNIGRLWTGHDVCSNAAILVHNDRIAWVGRAADLPQSVPGVVDDIVDVDHVENLGGALVTPGLIDAHTHPVYAGNRYAEMAMRSNGSSLSAITAAGGGIASTVTVTRGTDPWTLCNGVRERLREWLLSGTTTVEAKTGYHLTRDGELADVRLLRELEKEPMMPRVHVTFLAAHVVPPEYFGRQRDYVEAVGSWCADAAAAGADSVDVYCDEGHFTTEEARYILASGRNVGLLPRLHAGVHSRRGAVQLAAELGCASADLLHHATDEDIAVLARYGIPAVVCPSTALQSGTIPPVRRMISQGVPIALGSDHNPGHCGITSMSLVISLAIAAFGMSVGQALRAATLGAATVLGTPDRGVLAPGRLADIVQWDADHEGAFAWAYGLKPKRVWSGGTPVQ; encoded by the coding sequence GTGACAGTTCGGCTGCTGACCAACATCGGTCGGCTCTGGACCGGCCACGACGTATGCAGCAACGCGGCGATCCTCGTGCACAACGACCGGATCGCCTGGGTGGGACGCGCGGCCGACCTCCCGCAGAGCGTGCCGGGCGTCGTGGACGACATCGTCGACGTCGACCACGTGGAGAACCTCGGCGGCGCGCTGGTCACCCCGGGCCTCATCGACGCCCACACGCACCCCGTCTACGCGGGGAACCGCTACGCCGAGATGGCGATGCGCTCCAACGGCTCCTCCCTCAGCGCCATCACCGCCGCGGGCGGCGGCATCGCCTCCACCGTCACCGTGACCCGGGGCACCGACCCGTGGACGCTCTGCAACGGCGTGCGCGAGCGGCTGCGCGAATGGCTGCTCAGCGGCACCACCACGGTCGAGGCCAAGACCGGCTACCACCTCACCCGCGACGGCGAGCTGGCCGACGTCCGCCTGCTGCGCGAGCTGGAGAAAGAGCCGATGATGCCGCGGGTGCACGTCACCTTCCTCGCGGCCCACGTCGTGCCTCCGGAGTACTTCGGCCGCCAGCGCGACTACGTCGAGGCGGTCGGCTCCTGGTGCGCCGACGCCGCAGCGGCCGGCGCCGACAGCGTCGACGTCTACTGCGACGAGGGCCACTTCACCACGGAGGAGGCCCGCTACATCCTCGCCTCCGGGCGCAACGTCGGCCTGCTGCCCCGGCTCCACGCGGGCGTGCACAGCCGCCGCGGCGCCGTCCAACTGGCCGCCGAGCTGGGATGCGCCTCGGCGGACCTGCTCCACCACGCCACCGACGAGGACATCGCGGTTCTCGCCAGGTACGGCATCCCCGCCGTGGTCTGCCCGAGCACCGCGCTGCAGAGCGGCACCATCCCGCCCGTCCGCCGCATGATCTCCCAGGGGGTGCCGATCGCCCTCGGCAGCGACCACAACCCCGGCCACTGCGGCATCACCTCGATGTCCCTGGTCATCAGCCTCGCCATCGCCGCGTTCGGCATGAGCGTCGGCCAGGCCCTGCGCGCGGCCACGCTCGGCGCCGCGACCGTCCTCGGCACTCCCGACCGCGGCGTTCTGGCTCCGGGCCGCCTCGCCGACATCGTCCAATGGGACGCCGACCACGAGGGCGCCTTCGCCTGGGCGTACGGTCTCAAGCCCAAGCGCGTCTGGAGCGGCGGCACCCCGGTCCAGTAG
- a CDS encoding DUF4097 family beta strand repeat-containing protein has protein sequence MRKLAITSVALGAGLVLTGCGLGDLVDTAGNKESVEDYTVKEKITELRVKSESGDISITETDRADVQVVETVSWNGDNKPETRHETSGGLLTLDYSCPARIGFTVCSVDYKVEVPRGVTVMVNAGSGDVTLRELSGELSVETGAGDIQAVGLSSKNGRTKSGSGDVELKYASAPDALEIEVGAGNAVVRLPRDSYAVDAKVPAGDKRIEVVNDPSSPRKVSITTGAGDASVLAS, from the coding sequence ATGAGGAAGCTGGCGATCACGAGTGTCGCGCTGGGCGCGGGGCTGGTGCTCACCGGCTGCGGGTTGGGAGACCTCGTGGACACCGCTGGCAACAAGGAGAGCGTCGAGGACTACACCGTCAAGGAGAAGATCACCGAGCTGCGGGTGAAGAGCGAGAGCGGAGACATCTCGATCACCGAGACCGACCGTGCCGACGTGCAGGTCGTGGAGACCGTGAGCTGGAACGGCGACAACAAGCCCGAGACCCGCCACGAGACCTCCGGCGGCCTGCTCACCCTCGACTACAGCTGTCCGGCCCGGATCGGCTTCACGGTCTGCTCGGTCGACTACAAGGTGGAGGTGCCCCGCGGGGTCACGGTGATGGTGAACGCCGGATCCGGCGACGTCACGCTGCGCGAGCTGTCCGGGGAGCTGTCGGTCGAGACGGGCGCCGGTGACATCCAGGCGGTCGGCCTGAGCAGCAAGAACGGTCGCACCAAGAGCGGCTCGGGCGACGTCGAGCTGAAGTACGCCTCCGCGCCCGACGCGCTGGAGATCGAGGTCGGCGCGGGCAACGCCGTCGTACGGCTGCCGCGGGACTCCTACGCGGTGGACGCCAAGGTCCCCGCGGGGGACAAGCGGATCGAGGTCGTCAACGACCCCTCGTCTCCGCGCAAGGTGAGCATCACCACCGGCGCGGGTGACGCGTCGGTGCTCGCGTCGTGA
- a CDS encoding FAD-linked oxidase C-terminal domain-containing protein produces the protein MTTTLREMAERLAGIMPPDAVITDPVRLRTYECDGLTYHRATPGLVVLPETTEQVAAVVRLCNEYGVPFVARGAGTGLSGGALPRSDGVLIVTSKMRRILEIDLPNRRAVVEPGVTNLAITEAVRAQGYYYAPDPSSQQVCSIGGNVAENSGGAHCLKYGFTVNHVEALQVVTPDGDVVDLDVRDPGYDLLGAFVGSEGTLGITTRVTVRLSRVPETVTTLLAAFETIEAGGVAVSEIIAAGIVPAAIEMMDALSIEAAEAAVGCGYPEGAGSVLIVELDGPEPEVRHQFDAVTRICRDSGAFELRTADDPEQRAAIWRGRKSAFAAVGRISPAYIVQDGVVPRTALPRVLAGIDALSREHGIRVANVFHAGDGNLHPLVLFDDGVPGEGERAELVSGRILDLCIQNGGSITGEHGVGVDKARYMPKMFTQEDLDTMQLVRCAFDPRGLSNPGKVFPTPRLCGEAPGVRKGVHPLVASGKAEQF, from the coding sequence ATGACCACAACCCTCCGGGAGATGGCCGAGCGACTGGCCGGGATCATGCCGCCCGACGCCGTGATCACCGACCCGGTCAGGCTCCGCACCTACGAATGCGACGGGCTCACCTACCATCGCGCCACTCCCGGCCTGGTGGTGCTGCCGGAGACCACCGAGCAGGTGGCGGCCGTGGTACGGCTGTGCAACGAGTACGGCGTGCCGTTCGTGGCGCGCGGCGCGGGCACCGGCCTGTCCGGCGGCGCGCTGCCGCGTAGCGACGGCGTGCTGATCGTGACCTCCAAGATGCGCCGCATCCTGGAGATCGACCTGCCCAACCGGCGTGCCGTCGTCGAGCCGGGGGTGACCAACCTCGCGATCACCGAGGCGGTTCGAGCCCAGGGGTACTACTACGCCCCCGACCCCTCCAGCCAGCAGGTCTGCTCCATCGGCGGCAACGTCGCGGAGAACTCCGGGGGCGCGCACTGCCTCAAGTACGGCTTCACCGTCAACCACGTCGAGGCCCTTCAGGTGGTCACGCCCGACGGCGACGTCGTCGATCTCGACGTCCGCGACCCCGGCTACGACCTGCTCGGCGCGTTCGTCGGCTCGGAGGGCACCCTCGGCATCACCACCCGGGTCACCGTGCGTCTGTCGCGCGTCCCCGAGACCGTGACCACTCTCCTGGCGGCTTTCGAGACCATCGAGGCCGGCGGCGTGGCCGTCTCGGAGATCATCGCGGCGGGCATCGTGCCCGCCGCGATCGAGATGATGGACGCGCTGTCCATCGAGGCGGCCGAAGCCGCGGTCGGCTGCGGTTACCCCGAGGGCGCGGGATCGGTGCTGATCGTCGAACTGGACGGCCCCGAGCCGGAGGTGCGCCACCAGTTCGACGCGGTCACCCGCATCTGCCGGGACAGCGGCGCGTTCGAGCTGCGCACGGCCGACGACCCGGAGCAGCGGGCGGCGATCTGGCGGGGCCGCAAGTCGGCGTTCGCCGCGGTGGGCCGGATCAGCCCCGCCTACATCGTCCAAGACGGCGTGGTCCCGCGCACCGCGCTGCCCCGCGTGCTGGCCGGGATCGACGCGCTGTCGCGGGAGCACGGCATACGCGTGGCGAACGTGTTCCATGCCGGGGACGGCAACCTGCACCCGCTCGTGCTGTTCGACGACGGCGTCCCGGGCGAGGGCGAGCGGGCCGAGCTGGTGTCGGGCCGCATCCTCGACCTGTGCATCCAGAACGGCGGTTCGATCACCGGCGAGCACGGCGTGGGCGTGGACAAGGCCCGCTACATGCCCAAGATGTTCACCCAGGAGGATCTGGACACGATGCAGCTCGTCCGCTGCGCCTTCGACCCCCGCGGCCTGTCCAACCCGGGCAAGGTGTTCCCCACGCCGCGCCTGTGCGGCGAGGCGCCGGGTGTGCGCAAGGGCGTGCACCCGCTGGTCGCGTCCGGAAAGGCGGAGCAGTTCTGA
- a CDS encoding (Fe-S)-binding protein — protein MDREQPKTTRELIGECVHCGFCLPTCPTYVLWGEEMDSPRGRIHLMKQHAEGTPITPEMAGHFDACLGCMACVTACPSGVRYDVLIERTRAEVERTHEREPDDRALRAIVFSLFPYPRRLRALKLPLRLTRRLRAAIAPRLAAVNPSLAAMAELAPDEIPRVRLPRRVRARGPRRAVVGMLTGCVQGTFFPQVNAATARVLALEGCDVVIPPGQGCCGALSLHSGRDAQARRLAKRTIAAFERAGVDTVVVNAAGCGSTMKEYAELLADEPEWAERARAIRAVDVAEWLAELGPAAPRHPLPLSVAYHDACHLAHAQGVRAQPRELLAAIPGLTVKEIAESAICCGSAGTYNLFQPRAAMELGDRKAQRVLETGADLLVSANPGCTMQITAALRRRGEEEIPVAHTIQVLDASLRGLGPRALLDGPRRAGAR, from the coding sequence ATGGACCGCGAGCAGCCCAAGACGACGCGCGAGCTCATCGGCGAGTGCGTCCACTGCGGTTTCTGCCTGCCCACCTGCCCGACGTACGTGCTGTGGGGCGAGGAGATGGACTCCCCCCGCGGGCGGATCCACCTGATGAAGCAGCACGCCGAAGGCACGCCGATCACTCCCGAGATGGCCGGGCACTTCGACGCCTGCCTGGGCTGCATGGCCTGCGTGACCGCCTGCCCGTCCGGCGTCCGCTACGACGTGCTGATCGAGCGCACCCGCGCCGAGGTGGAGCGCACGCACGAGCGCGAACCGGACGACCGCGCGCTGCGGGCGATCGTCTTCTCGCTGTTCCCCTACCCGCGGCGGCTGCGCGCGTTGAAGCTGCCGCTGCGGCTCACCCGGCGGCTGCGCGCCGCCATCGCCCCCCGGCTGGCCGCGGTCAACCCGTCTCTGGCCGCCATGGCCGAGCTCGCCCCGGACGAGATCCCCCGGGTGCGGCTGCCGCGCCGGGTGCGGGCCCGCGGGCCGCGGAGGGCCGTGGTGGGCATGCTCACCGGCTGCGTGCAGGGCACGTTCTTCCCCCAGGTCAACGCGGCCACCGCCCGGGTGCTCGCGCTGGAGGGCTGCGACGTGGTGATCCCGCCCGGCCAGGGGTGCTGCGGCGCGCTTTCCCTGCACTCCGGCCGTGACGCGCAGGCGCGGCGGCTCGCCAAGCGGACCATCGCCGCCTTCGAACGGGCCGGGGTGGACACCGTCGTGGTCAACGCCGCCGGGTGCGGGTCCACGATGAAGGAGTACGCCGAGCTCCTCGCCGACGAGCCGGAGTGGGCCGAGCGGGCCCGGGCGATCCGCGCCGTCGACGTCGCCGAGTGGCTGGCCGAGCTGGGCCCCGCGGCGCCGCGGCACCCGCTGCCGCTCTCCGTCGCCTACCACGACGCCTGCCACCTGGCCCACGCCCAGGGGGTGCGTGCGCAGCCGCGCGAGCTGCTCGCCGCGATCCCGGGGCTCACCGTGAAGGAGATCGCCGAGTCCGCGATCTGCTGCGGCTCCGCCGGCACCTACAACCTGTTCCAGCCGCGGGCGGCGATGGAGCTGGGCGACCGCAAGGCGCAGCGGGTGCTGGAGACCGGGGCCGATCTTCTGGTGTCCGCCAACCCCGGCTGCACCATGCAGATCACCGCGGCGCTGCGCCGCAGAGGCGAGGAGGAGATCCCGGTCGCGCACACGATCCAGGTCTTGGACGCCTCGCTGCGCGGGCTCGGCCCGCGTGCGCTCCTCGACGGCCCGCGCCGTGCAGGGGCGCGGTGA
- a CDS encoding IclR family transcriptional regulator yields MQSVDRALDVLEALAELEGEAGISELAARTGLPYGTIHRLLRTLLERGYVRQESDRRYALGGALVRLGGVAERLVGTWAQPYLARMVELSGETANLAVLEGDFIVYVAQVPSPRRLRMFAEVGRRVLPHCTAVGKVLLADRTDEEVRAMLRRTGMPRRTANTITDPDGMRAELARVRDRGYALDLGEEELGVHCLAVPVHDGRRVVAAMSVSGPAERIEALDREELARGMRKIADEFGTELAPRAGGRSRPADA; encoded by the coding sequence GTGCAGAGCGTGGACCGCGCGCTCGACGTGCTGGAGGCGCTGGCGGAGCTGGAGGGTGAGGCCGGCATCTCAGAGCTGGCCGCGCGGACCGGCCTGCCGTACGGGACGATCCACCGGCTGCTGCGCACGCTCCTCGAACGCGGTTACGTGCGCCAGGAGTCCGACCGGCGTTACGCGCTCGGCGGGGCGCTCGTACGGCTGGGCGGGGTCGCCGAACGGCTGGTCGGCACCTGGGCGCAGCCGTACCTCGCCCGGATGGTGGAGCTGTCCGGCGAGACGGCCAACCTCGCCGTGCTGGAGGGGGACTTCATCGTCTACGTGGCGCAGGTGCCCTCACCTCGGCGGCTGCGGATGTTCGCCGAGGTGGGCAGGCGGGTGCTGCCGCACTGCACGGCCGTGGGCAAGGTCCTGCTGGCCGACCGGACGGACGAGGAGGTCCGGGCGATGCTCCGGCGGACCGGCATGCCCCGGCGCACGGCGAACACGATCACCGATCCCGACGGGATGCGCGCCGAGCTGGCGCGGGTCCGCGACCGCGGATACGCCCTCGACCTCGGTGAGGAGGAGCTGGGCGTGCACTGCCTGGCCGTGCCGGTGCACGACGGGCGGCGGGTGGTGGCCGCGATGTCGGTGTCCGGACCGGCCGAGCGCATCGAGGCGCTCGACCGCGAGGAGCTGGCCCGGGGCATGCGGAAGATCGCCGACGAGTTCGGCACG